The Saimiri boliviensis isolate mSaiBol1 chromosome 19, mSaiBol1.pri, whole genome shotgun sequence genome contains the following window.
GTGTCAGGCGGGCCGGCCTAACCAGCTTGCCTTTCGATTCCCGACATGCTTCACGGTGTGTTTTCGGTTTCCTTGATTTCCTACCTCGGCCAAACTTCCTGGTTCCAACCTTGTAGCGGCGGACTACGACTCCCAGCATGCTGGCAGGTAAGATGCGTGGTTGAGCTTCCGTTTTACAATTGGACTACATCTCCCAGAAGGTCGACAGGCGTGGCAGGGGAGGGGACGCTGAGGGCCCATGTGCTGAGCTCTTGAAGTGCCGCGGAAAGTGGAGGAGAGGGCCGCCCGCCTCAGAGGTGTTGCAGTTCCGGGGCTCGTCCGAGAGGCAGGTGCGAAAAGGGCCTATCCTTTTCCCAGGCTGTGGCTCAGTCGCCTCCCCAGGGTTTCTCTGCACTGGAAGTTTGGAGCGGGTGGGTGCTGAAGACAGCTAGGCTTTGGCGATGCCTGGGATGAGGCTGTTGGGGGAAAGCCTTTGGAGCCGTGACCTTCGACCCCATTACATTGCACAACGCCTCCAGAACATGCAGGGAAAGCCCCACAGCGGGACGCTCACCAACAGCATCTCCAGATTGTGGAGGGAAAGAAGCGAACGATCTCGGGGGCATGCAAGCTGCTATGGGCTGGGCTGGTTCAGACCCGGCATGACAGGTGAAGGTGATTGCCGCTCCTTGCAGCAAGCACGCTGGAGGCTTGGGTTTTAAAATTGGCCCTCCTCCTGGTCCTGTCGAGCTGTAGGAACCAGGGTAGTTAGTCGCTCTGGCTCTCAAGGCTTTGCTTTTCTTGTCTGTAAACGGGACTTTATGATACATCTGGCAACCTCACTTCCCTCACTGGGCCACGTGAAGACCAAATGCCAGCAGTGAAATTCCCAGCATTAGGTTTGTCATATAGTAGCACTCCCTAAACATTTGTTGAATCTGAACAGGAACACTTAGGCCAATCAGCATTCATTGAAAATAacaggggttttttttgtttgttgatttgtttctttttctgaaaataacatcAGGCCTTTACACTGagaagtataaagaagaaaaatgacccAGTATCTCACTGTTCAGATAAACtgctaatacatattttttaatgcacatggttagaaaatgtaaatgtaatgGGAAGGAACGAAATGGAATGAACAGGCCTCCCAAATAGTTCCCCTCCCCTAAGACAGGTACTTACTTtgctttcttgtttcctttccaTAAATATACCTGTGCtggaatatatatttgtatattttccccGAAGGGATACTACTACTCATGTTATTCTGCACCTtgctttgttaaaatatttaaaattatttacaaattttaaaatttattacattattaaatggtggctcacgcctgtaatcccagcactttgggaggctgaggcaggcagatcacgaggtcaggagtttaacatggtgaaaccccatctctactaaaagtgcaaaaattagccaggtgtggtgttgcatgcctgtaaaatcccagctacttgggaggctgaggcaggagaatcgcttgaacccaggaggtggaggttgcagtgagcggagatcacaccactgcactccgggatacagcaagactccatctcaaataataataataataataataataactcaaaTGACACAACCCTGTAAATCTTTACGGATGATGAAACTGAAGGTCAAAAGTTagtttcaggctgggcgcagtggctcacccttgtaatcccagcactctgggaggccgaggcagatggatcacctgaggtcaggagtttgcaaccagcctggccaacatggtgaaaccctgtctctactaaaaataaaaataaaaataaaaataaattagctggtcatggtggctcatgcctgtaatcctagctactcgggaagccgacatgggagaatcacttgaaacccggaggtggagatttcggtgagccaagatcgcaccactgcactccagcctgggcaacaaagagcagaactccatctcaaaaaaaaaaaaaaagtgttccttcCCTTGCCTCTTTGCTCCCCTGTTTCTATCCATCTACCTAGAGCTGACAAGGAAGATTTCTGAGCCTTTTGCTGGCAAAGGAATTTCTTACACCCTCCAGCCATGCGTCTTTCTGCCCTTCTGGCCTTGGCATCCAAGGTCACTCTGCCCCCTGGTTACCACCCTGGGAGGAGCCGCCAAGGCTACCCGGCAGACAAGAGGACCAAGCTTCGCCCAGTGGTTGTGGAACCCATCTCTGATGAAGACTGGCATCTGTTCTGTGGGGACATGGTAAGAGCCTCATACAGGGCGTAGAGTGATGGGGAGCCTCCTGGGCAAGGATCCCCCTCCCTAACCTTCGTTATCTTCCCACAGGTGGAGATCCTAGAAGGCAAGGATGCTGGGAAGCAGGGCAAAGTGGTTCAAATTAACCGGCAGGAAAACTGGGTGTTTGTGGAAGGGCTGAACACAGTAAGTAGAGAGGATGGGGATGCTTGGGAAGCCTGTCTCATCTGGCCCTCTCCATTCAGAGCAGCACAGGGTGGCAGGAGGCTGCCTGAGGGGATGGTGGCACTAATGAAACTTTTACTTTTCACCTTAGGCTGAATGCGCGGAGTAGCAAGGGCAAACCCCTTTCACACCCTTTGCTGACACTCCCCTCTCTTGAACAGTATTACCGCTACGTTGGCAGGACCCTGGGTTCCCGGGGAACCATGATCCCTGACGAAGCTCCCTTGCTCTACCGCCAGGTCAAACTTGTGGATCCTGTGGACAGGCAAGCAGTGGGGCTCTGGGCAGAGGGTTTCTCACCCTCTGGGTCCACAAAATGCTGTACAATGGGAATGGTAGGTTGGATGCTCTAGAAATTGAGAGGGGCCATCTCATGGACATGAATGACTCCCTGTGGGTAACCCCAACACCAAGGTGGAGAAACACGGTGGTAACCCTAGTGTTCTGAACTATTGGCTCTGCTTTTGGGTTAGAGGACGGCAGGAAACCTGACTCATAGGCCAGACTCACCTCTTCTATCCGCCAGGAAACCCACTGAGATCCACTGGAGATTTACTGAAGCAGGAGAGCGGGTACGAGTCTCCGCACGATCAGGGAGAATCATCCCTAAACCCGAATTTCCCAGAGCTGATGGCATCGTCCCTGAAACGTGGACTGGTGAGAGCGAGGGGCGGGAAAGTCCAGGGAGTTGCTAGGAGTGAAAGTAGGGATGTTAATCAAAGCGGGCAAGCCCTCCTACCCATCTCCTTTCCTCTGGCTTAACAGATGGCCCCAAAGACACATCAGTGGAAGATGCTTTAGAAAGAACCTATGTGCCCAGTCTAAAGACACTGCAGGAGGAGGTCATGGAGGCCATGGGGATCGTGGAGACCCGGAAACACAAGAAGGTCTATTGGTATTGAGCCTGCGGAGAGCAGCTCCTCTCCCACTCTGTCCCCGCCTTGAAGGCTGAGGCACCCCTTTTTCAAATGCCAATAAAGAGCTGTTTATGAGTCTTTCTGTGTACAGCTGCTGTCTCTGGTAGAATGGTACTAATCCCAGCACACTCAGGGACTGAAGGGAAGGAGCCTCTTTCCTGAGTTTGTGACAGAGCCTGGATGAAGTTAGCCAGCCTTAAGGCAGACCTCCAAAGGGGCAGGGCCTGCAGATTCTGGGTTGGAGGTCAAAGTCAGTACCAGAAGTCCCCTCCATGGAGATCTGTGAGTAGCAGAAACTGTCACCCACACCCTACTAGGGAGGGCAGTGGGGAGTGGTCTGAGTCCTAACTGTAGCACCCTTGCAGCAGCGCCACAGGGACGGTGTGCGTCTCCTTTTATCTACCTATAGAAATGGGAAGGAAACAAAGAtttccaatttttaataaattaaaactttacaCTGTTTTACGTAATCCgtggagggagagaaaagggatgGAACTGAAGGTCTGTGGGGAACCAAGCTTCAGGAGGATGCAGGATACTGGTTCTCCGGATGAGGTGTACTCTGCCACACTGTGCAGATGATGGGTGAGATGTGGCCTCGGGCTGCCTCAGCTGTCTTCAGTCTCCAGAACAGAGAAAGCCTGACCCAGGGGCATCTTGGTGGCCACCAGAACCAGGTTTCTGGGAGAGAGTTCAGGACTGAAGATGGGCAGGAGCTCAGCATGGAAGCCTGGGAGAAAGGAAGGGCTGAATCAGCGGGGGAAAAATGAATCAAACTCACTCAGCCTCTTCTGCCCAGGCCTGTACGTACAGTCCCTTTTCCCATGGGGGAGGATCGATCCAGCGTGGGGGCTAAGAAGAGCTGTTCTCCATAAGGAAAGCAGGTTCCCAAGGCACTGACTTGGGAGGCAGTCCTCTTGTATTGTGGGTTCTCAGTGCCTGGGAAGCTTGCTTAACATGTACCTCAGGGAGGCTCACCAGAGGCTGATTTGGTaggaatcttaatttttttttgagatggagtttctgttgcccaggctggagtgcagtggtgcaatctcagctcattgcaacctacacctcccaggttcaagccattttcttgcctcaggcacccgaagagctgggactacaggcatgctccatcacccctaattgttgtattttcaatagagacggggtttcaccatggctggcctcgaactcctgacctcaagtgatctacccaccctggcctcccaaagtgctgggattataggcataagccactacacctggcctagatTCTTAATTTTAACAAATCCCCTACTCCCAACCCACTAGTGACTCAAAGGTGGGTTCCAAGAATCACAACAGTGATCAGCTGGGCCCAGCTGAGACCTAGAGAAGGAGCCTCAGAACTCCAACCTCTGTAGTCCCTGTGTCCCTGCTGTAGGCCACCCTTACCCTGCTCCTGTAGGTACAGCAGCCGGTCCAGTAGAATAAGCGTCTCCACCAGTGGGGCCAGCAGTAAGGCTAGGCTGAAGAAGGCCACCACACGGTTCTCCTGGGCCTGGTGGGCCTGAAGGGCAGCCAGATTCAGTGGCAGCTGGGGGTCCAGCCCCACTCGCTGTAGCCCTCGCTGCACATATCTGTGGGATCAGTCACATTCAGTATTCAGTTTGGTTTTAAGAACTGTCACTTCTCACTTAAACTGTGCTTGTTCCTACTTCAATTCCAACTTTGTTTTACCTTGTACCCTAATATGCATTTTCATGTAtacatgtttgtttgttgttgtgggtttatttatttatttatttatttttttgagactgagtttcgctcagttacccaggctggagtgcaatggcacgatttcagctcactgcaacatctgcctccctggttcaagcaattctccctgcctcagtctcccaagtagctaggattacaggcacccaccacccctcccggctaattttttaaattttatttgttttttttttttttagatggagtttcactcttgttacccaggctggagtgcaatggcgcgatctcggctcaccgcaacctccgcctcctgggctcaggcaattctcctgcctccgcctcctgagtagctgggattacaggcacgtgccaccatgcccaactaattttttgtatttttagtagagacggggtttcaccatgttgaccaggttggtctcgatctcttgacctcgtgatccacccgcctcggcctcccaaagtgctgggattacaggcttgagccaccacgcccggcttctttggtatttttaaaagagatggggtttcaccatgtgggcgaGGCGGGTCTTAACTCCTGAcgtgaggtgatccacccaccttgacctcccaaattgctgggattagaggcgtgagccaccatgcctggccgtatACAcgtattttttaagacagggtcttgctgtcaacCAAACTGGAGAGCAGCAGTgggatcataactcactgcagcctcaaatacctccgtcctcccacctcagcctcccaagtagctgggtctgcaggtgtgagctaccatgcctgcctACTTGTTTTGTATAGACAAGGTCtctccacattgcccaggctggtctctaactcccagcctcaagcaatcctcctgctttggcctcccaaagcgctgagattacaggcatgagccaccatatctggccatgcattttttaatgtttctttagcTGTGAGCTGTCTGTccaaaagcaaatttatttaaacattttcagcCAGTTTTGTCCAACTAGCcatatttttaccatttaaaaaattttatttttttgaggcagagttcctgctctgtcacccaagctggagtgcagtggtacaatctcggctcactgcaacctccgcctcctgggttcaagtgatctcctacctcagcctccggagtagctgggattacagacatgtgccaccaccacgcccagctaatttttgtatttttagtagagacggggtttcaccatgttggccaggctggtctcgaactcctgacctcaggtgatccacccactccggtctcccaaagttctgggattacaggccatgagCCGCCAAAACTTTATGTTTCTTTGTTGGTTTCATGATAAAAGAGGGACAACTCTCTTAAAGAAATTTTGAGAAGCTGCCCTGGTCAGAGAACTCCAAATCACTCCTCTGGGTGTGCTTAGATTTTCTTTAGGCTATGCTGAAAGTGAGGGTGGAAGATATTCAGTTAGTGATCTCCCCtccactgccccccaccccagtcccCCAACCTCACTCTTCAATCTTGAGCTCGTGGACCCTGGGGATCCCCTGCACGCCTGGCCGACGGAGCTCAGGCCGGGCCCGTCGTATGACTGTCTCCAGTGCTGCACGGTAGCAGTGAGTTCGGAGGCCAGGGACAGCTTTCTGGAGCCGCTCAGCATATTCCTCCAGGGCATGGCAGGCCCCCTCCCGAAGCCTGTAGGGCAGTTCATAGCCAGGCAGCCCAGCCACCCACTGACTCAGTGGGTAGCCACCAGGGTCACTCAGCTTCATGTAGCAGCAGCCCACTGAAGCCAGGGCCACCACCTCAGGACAGCAGGAAAAGTGCCTCAGCAAGGCAACACTCAGATCCCCACAGGCATGGAGGCCTGTGAGCAGCAAGCGGGCCCTGCCCTGACATGGGCTCTCCAGTGGAAGCAGAAGCTCCTCACACAGGGCTGTGGGATCTACCCACCTAACCACATGATGTGGGGAGTGACGAGGGCTGGTTTGGACCACCTGTGAAGGCAGGAAAGGACAAAGGCAGATGGGAAGTCTGTTTGCTACCCCCAGGCCACCTCAGGCCACAGGAAGGGATCCGTCCTCCATGTTAGTCCCCAAGGAGGAATGTGGGAGATAAGCTGGGCATGGAAGAGGGCTGGACCAGGAATCGGGAGATGGGATAAATCCTGGACCTGTCAATTACCATGTACATCTCTCTTCTCATCTCTGAGACCCAGTTTTCTTATTCGTAACAAGTCTAAAACCTGACTGGCCACTTCACGGGTTGTAAGAGGTGCACGTTGCTGTGGAAAGCATTTTGTAAATAGAAAGTACCTTTGGGATATGAGGAGGCACTGGGGAAGGGCGGACCTTGGGAAAGAGGTGATAGAAATTAGACACCACACCGCTTCAAGCTGAGAAACTTGAAAGATGGAATCCAGCCTCTGTGCCCAATTCCAGCCAAGCAGCCCCAGCTCCTGCAGTCCAGGCTGCAGAAAGGGGTGGCCTACCTGCGggttcctcctctcctctttctctagAGCCTGCAGAAGCTCCTGGTCCAGGCGCTGGGCTCTCTCCACCAGTCTCTGATCCCCTTCGATGCTCTTCACCATCAACCCCAGGCCAAGAGCCATGAAGCGGGAGAGATGACCCTGGAGTCGTAAGAGGGAGATGGAGACAGCCCTGTTCAGTGCCCTATCCACTGTCATCCTCCCTATGGGTAGCCTGGACACCTAGGTCCCAGGTCCCACAGAAAGTTCAAATTTTACCCCACAGAACTTATTAACATCAGTGTGGCTTAAGTTGGAATATAACCCTCCGCCAACAATTGTTAAATCTGACTGGCTTAAAAACAAttgtacaaaaaggaaaaaaaaaatctaccctgCTTGGTTCCACAACTTGACACCTGCCTCACTGGGCCTGTGGCCTGATAACCTGCCTTCTGGCTGTTCTATCTCCCCACGACTGAAAAAAACAGTACATCAAGACTCTGGCTCACCTGGCCTGAGCCCACATCTACAACCTGGGTGCAGCCTGTGAAGTCACTCAGCTTCTTCACCAACTGAAAGAGGAGAGAACAAAGGGCTCCTGGCCACTGGTTCTGGACTCCTGGGGCAAACACCCATCCTGAGAGTGGAGGAGACAAAGATGACAGAGAAAGATGGACAGAGGGTGCTCCAGAGTGATGGCAGATATGGAAAGATATGGGGGCGAGGGTGGAAGTGAGGAGAGTGATCTGACCCCAGGTTCCGGCCACTCTCCTTGCCCCACAGATCAGTGATTCAATCTCTCCCACAGAACAAGAACCCTTCTGTGACACCATGAGCAGATTCAGATGTGAGAACAGGAATGAGATTGTGATTCAGACCTAGCTACTAAGCAACGCCACAAAATGATGACAAAGAACCCCAGCATCAAAACACGATTGCAGTTATGtctgctgaggcaagagaacgtCTAGGGCCTCTGGCCTTGCATGTGAGGTAAAGGGCACACATCTTTGCAAGTTACAGCTTAAGGAGTCCCTGGGCTTCCAGATATCACCCATACTCCAGCCATCtcctcacctctcccagcctccGGATCTCATGCTGCTTCTTGGGCCTGACATGTTTCCGGAATGGAGCTGTTAGTCGAGAGCTCTGGCTGGGGTTCTCCAGGAACTCTGAGGGGGTCTGAAAGCCAGGCGTCCGGGTAAAGGCCAGGGCACAGGCCGTGGACTTCAGGGCCAGCAGGGTGAGTGGCCACACTGACCTGTACCTGAGATAGTCCAGCCCAGGCCTCCAGTGAATGGTTCCATCACATCTGAGTGCACCAGTTTATACCCCGAGGTCCAGGAAGACCTTATGAGACTGAGCAACACGCTCACTGCAGGGCTCAAAGCACAGGGTTCCCCAGCACAGGGTCCTTCTAGCCCATACCTGATGACCTCCCCTTCTCCAGGCATCCCCAGCAGCAGTGTGGCCAGCTGTGGTGGGTTCAGTCCATCCAATGCTTCCTGCCATGAGCGGGGGAGTGTGTCCCATAGGTTGTCTGTGAAAAATTCCTACAGAAGGGGAGAAGCAATCAGCAAGCTACTACCACTTTCAGTTCTACACCTCACTGCCTGCCTCTTCCCAGCACTGCTGCCACATAGGGCCACTGGCTGTAACCAGCAGGTACCTCCTACTCAGCCAAGTCAGTTCTCCGAAGCCTTCTCTAGCCGTGGCTGAACTCTGTTTCCCTGGAATCCAGATTGCATTCTGGACACCCTTCTTTGAGCAATTTCTGCacttatgtgtctgttttctctaTTCAACTGAATTTCTTAAGGGGAGGGATGGTATCTTCACGTATGCATCCCTAACACAAGTGACTGACACACAATATTAGTATATTACCACTTAGTAACCTGCCATTATACGCACCAGACACtggtgtcttatttatttattcatttgtccatCACAAATTCTGGGGCTGTGTTTTGGTTATACATCAAGCTCTACTGTAGGTTCAGGAAATACAACAGTGAGCCTAAGACAAGATTCTGACTCTGGCAGAGTTTAcgttaaaaaataacttcagacAACATCAAATGTCACATAGACAAAACACTAAGGAAACAGTAACGTAATGAAGAGTTTGGGCAAGGACTACTTTAAATAGGATGATGAGGGCAGACTTGTCTGAGGAGTTGACGTTTGAGCTGAGACTTGAATGATGAATAGGTTAGGCATGTAAAGAAAATACAGGTaatatggccgggcacggtggctcaagcctgtacggtagctcaagcctgtaatcccagcactctggaggtcaaggtgggcggatcacctgaggtcgggagttcaagagcagactgaccaacatggtgaaaccccgtcttaaaaaaataaaaataagccgggcgcggtggctcaagcctgtaatcccagcactttgggaggccaaggcgggtggatcacgaggtcaagagatcaagaccatactggtcaacatggtgaaaccccgtctctactaaaaatacaaaacattagctgggcatggtggtgcttgcctgtaatcccagctactcaggaggctgaggcaggagaattgcctgaacccaggaggcggaggttgcggtgagccgagatcgcgccattgcactccagcctgggtaacga
Protein-coding sequences here:
- the METTL25B gene encoding methyltransferase-like protein 25B isoform X2, whose product is MGHTPPLMAGSIGWTEPTTAGHTAAGDAWRRGGHQTPSEFLENPSQSSRLTAPFRKHVRPKKQHEIRRLGELVKKLSDFTGCTQVVDVGSGQGHLSRFMALGLGLMVKSIEGDQRLVERAQRLDQELLQALEKEERRNPQVVQTSPRHSPHHVVRWVDPTALCEELLLPLESPCQGRARLLLTGLHACGDLSVALLRHFSCCPEVVALASVGCCYMKLSDPGGYPLSQWVAGLPGYELPYRLREGACHALEEYAERLQKAVPGLRTHCYRAALETVIRRARPELRRPGVQGIPRVHELKIEEYVQRGLQRVGLDPQLPLNLAALQAHQAQENRVVAFFSLALLLAPLVETLILLDRLLYLQEQGFHAELLPIFSPELSPRNLVLVATKMPLGQAFSVLETEDS
- the METTL25B gene encoding methyltransferase-like protein 25B isoform X1 translates to MPGISARGLSHEERRQLAVNLTRVLALYRPILDAYIIEFFTDNLWDTLPRSWQEALDGLNPPQLATLLLGMPGEGEVIRYRSVWPLTLLALKSTACALAFTRTPGFQTPSEFLENPSQSSRLTAPFRKHVRPKKQHEIRRLGELVKKLSDFTGCTQVVDVGSGQGHLSRFMALGLGLMVKSIEGDQRLVERAQRLDQELLQALEKEERRNPQVVQTSPRHSPHHVVRWVDPTALCEELLLPLESPCQGRARLLLTGLHACGDLSVALLRHFSCCPEVVALASVGCCYMKLSDPGGYPLSQWVAGLPGYELPYRLREGACHALEEYAERLQKAVPGLRTHCYRAALETVIRRARPELRRPGVQGIPRVHELKIEEYVQRGLQRVGLDPQLPLNLAALQAHQAQENRVVAFFSLALLLAPLVETLILLDRLLYLQEQGFHAELLPIFSPELSPRNLVLVATKMPLGQAFSVLETEDS
- the MRPL24 gene encoding large ribosomal subunit protein uL24m — its product is MRLSALLALASKVTLPPGYHPGRSRQGYPADKRTKLRPVVVEPISDEDWHLFCGDMVEILEGKDAGKQGKVVQINRQENWVFVEGLNTYYRYVGRTLGSRGTMIPDEAPLLYRQVKLVDPVDRKPTEIHWRFTEAGERVRVSARSGRIIPKPEFPRADGIVPETWTDGPKDTSVEDALERTYVPSLKTLQEEVMEAMGIVETRKHKKVYWY
- the METTL25B gene encoding methyltransferase-like protein 25B isoform X3; the encoded protein is MPGISARGLSHEERRQLAVNLTRVLALYRPILDAYIIEFFTDNLWDTLPRSWQEALDGLNPPQLATLLLGMPGEGEVIRYRSVWPLTLLALKSTACALAFTRTPGFQTPSEFLENPSQSSRLTAPFRKHVRPKKQHEIRRLGELVKKLSDFTGCTQVVDVGSGQGHLSRFMALGLGLMVKSIEGDQRLVERAQRLDQELLQALEKEERRNPQICAARATASGAGPPAATESGCPSGPPGPGEPCGGLLQPSLTAGPTGGDAYSTGPAAVPTGAGLPC